In a single window of the Micromonospora sp. WMMD1155 genome:
- a CDS encoding amino acid ABC transporter ATP-binding protein, which produces MTTDTTTSVSLDVRDVHLAFGPNRVLRGVDLTVPRGATACVIGPSGSGKSTLLRTVNRLIEPDRGDVLLDGRSVLGDDPDGLRQRVGMVFQQFNLFPHMSVLRNVTLALRRLRKLGQDEAEAVARAQLDLVGLAAKADARPAQLSGGQQQRVAIARALALRPEVMLFDEATSALDPELVKGVLGVMADLSAAGMTMVVVTHEMGFARQVADTVAFMDRGVVLEAGPPEAVFERAEHPRLRRFLFQVL; this is translated from the coding sequence ATGACCACCGACACCACCACCTCGGTCAGCCTCGACGTCCGCGACGTGCACCTCGCCTTCGGGCCGAACCGGGTGCTGCGCGGCGTCGACCTGACCGTGCCGCGCGGCGCGACGGCCTGCGTGATCGGCCCGTCCGGGTCCGGCAAGTCCACACTCCTGCGCACCGTCAACCGACTGATCGAGCCGGACCGTGGCGACGTGCTGTTGGACGGGCGCAGCGTGCTGGGCGACGACCCGGACGGCCTGCGGCAGCGGGTCGGGATGGTCTTCCAGCAGTTCAACCTGTTCCCGCACATGAGCGTGCTCCGCAACGTCACCCTCGCACTGCGCCGGCTGCGCAAGCTCGGCCAGGACGAGGCGGAGGCCGTCGCCCGGGCCCAACTGGACCTGGTGGGGTTGGCGGCCAAGGCCGACGCACGACCGGCGCAGCTCTCCGGCGGTCAGCAGCAACGGGTGGCGATCGCCCGGGCGCTGGCGCTGCGGCCCGAGGTGATGCTCTTCGACGAGGCCACCTCGGCGCTCGACCCGGAGCTGGTCAAGGGTGTGCTCGGGGTGATGGCCGACCTGTCCGCCGCGGGCATGACCATGGTGGTGGTCACCCACGAGATGGGCTTCGCCCGGCAGGTCGCCGACACCGTCGCCTTCATGGACCGGGGAGTCGTGCTGGAGGCCGGGCCGCCCGAGGCGGTCTTCGAACGGGCCGAGCACCCCCGGCTTCGCCGGTTCCTGTTCCAGGTGCTCTGA
- a CDS encoding amino acid ABC transporter permease, whose amino-acid sequence MDPLSTLWETFFDLDAMREALPEMLTVGLPNTLILAVSAALLGSVLGLLLAVAGISRSRWLRWPARVYTDVFRGLPAAATILLIGVGLAPLGMQVWGPDPYPLGILALSLIAAAYIGEIFRSGIQSVEAAQLEGARALGFSWSDSMRLVIIPQGVRRVLPAWVNQLIALIKDSSLVYFLGLVASQRELFRIGQDYAATTGNESALLLAGLFYLALTVPLTHVVNWIDRRLRHGRPAAAPTDEDDDLPLPATVQGDRR is encoded by the coding sequence ATGGATCCGTTGAGCACCCTCTGGGAGACGTTCTTCGACCTCGACGCGATGCGCGAGGCGCTGCCCGAGATGCTGACCGTCGGGTTACCGAACACGCTGATCCTGGCGGTCTCCGCCGCCCTGCTCGGCTCGGTGCTGGGCCTGCTGCTGGCCGTCGCCGGGATCTCCCGCAGCCGGTGGTTGCGCTGGCCGGCGCGCGTCTACACCGACGTGTTCCGGGGGCTGCCGGCCGCGGCGACGATCCTGCTGATCGGCGTCGGGCTGGCCCCGCTGGGCATGCAGGTCTGGGGTCCGGACCCCTACCCGTTGGGGATCCTGGCGCTGTCGCTGATCGCCGCCGCGTACATCGGGGAGATCTTCCGCTCCGGCATCCAATCGGTGGAGGCCGCCCAGTTGGAGGGCGCCCGCGCGCTCGGCTTCTCCTGGAGCGACTCGATGCGGCTGGTGATCATCCCGCAGGGCGTCCGGCGGGTCCTGCCGGCCTGGGTCAACCAGCTCATCGCGCTGATCAAGGACTCCAGCCTGGTCTACTTCCTCGGCCTGGTGGCCAGCCAACGGGAGCTGTTCCGGATCGGGCAGGACTACGCGGCCACCACCGGCAACGAGTCCGCGCTGCTCCTGGCCGGGCTCTTCTACCTGGCGCTGACGGTACCGCTGACGCACGTCGTCAACTGGATCGACAGGCGGCTGCGCCACGGCCGGCCGGCCGCCGCGCCGACCGACGAGGACGACGACCTCCCGTTGCCCGCCACCGTTCAGGGAGACCGGCGATGA
- the corA gene encoding magnesium/cobalt transporter CorA, whose product MVGGRRFRPGGGFGRQLDEYETTVGVPPSTEPPAPPAGGLVDSAVYLHGHRFASPSGLAETYRCLQEQDGAMAWIGLYRPDIEQITSLAREFRLHDLAVEDAINAHQRPKLERYGETLFVVLRAARYDDLREEVEFSELHLFIGPGFVITVRHGEAPDLAAVRRRMEVEAQMLARGPDAVLYAILDQVVDGYAPVVAGLENDIDEIETQVFGGDPNASRRIYGLSREVIQFQRAARPLLAVLDALADGAGGADTDEELRRYLRDVTDHLTQVVERVDGFRHLLQNILTVNATLVSQQQNEEMRSLTAASYAQNEELKKVSSWAAILFAPTLIGTVYGMNFVHMPELHWRFGYLFALLLMLLVCGTLYLIFKRRGWL is encoded by the coding sequence ATGGTCGGTGGCCGTCGCTTCCGCCCGGGTGGTGGCTTCGGTCGCCAACTCGACGAGTACGAGACCACTGTCGGCGTGCCACCGTCCACGGAGCCGCCCGCTCCGCCCGCCGGTGGCCTGGTGGACAGCGCCGTCTACCTCCACGGGCACCGGTTCGCCTCGCCGTCCGGCCTGGCCGAGACGTACCGCTGCCTACAGGAGCAGGACGGCGCGATGGCCTGGATCGGGCTGTACCGGCCCGACATCGAGCAGATCACCTCGCTGGCGCGGGAGTTCCGGCTGCACGACCTGGCGGTCGAGGACGCGATCAACGCCCACCAGCGGCCCAAGCTGGAACGCTACGGCGAGACGCTGTTCGTGGTGCTACGCGCCGCCCGCTACGACGACCTTCGGGAGGAGGTCGAGTTCTCCGAGTTGCACCTGTTCATCGGGCCGGGTTTCGTGATCACCGTCCGGCACGGTGAGGCACCGGATCTGGCCGCGGTGCGGCGGCGCATGGAGGTCGAGGCGCAGATGCTCGCCCGGGGCCCCGACGCGGTCCTGTACGCGATCCTCGACCAGGTCGTCGACGGGTACGCGCCGGTCGTGGCCGGGCTGGAGAACGACATCGACGAGATCGAGACCCAGGTGTTCGGCGGCGACCCGAACGCGAGCCGGCGCATCTACGGTCTGAGCCGGGAGGTGATCCAGTTTCAGCGCGCCGCGCGACCCCTGCTCGCGGTGCTCGACGCGCTGGCCGACGGCGCGGGCGGTGCCGACACGGACGAGGAGCTGCGCCGCTATCTGCGGGACGTGACCGACCACCTGACCCAGGTGGTGGAACGCGTCGACGGGTTTCGGCACCTGTTGCAGAACATCCTCACCGTCAACGCCACACTCGTCTCGCAGCAGCAGAACGAGGAGATGCGGAGCCTCACGGCGGCCAGTTACGCGCAGAACGAGGAGCTGAAGAAGGTCTCGTCCTGGGCGGCGATCCTGTTCGCTCCCACGCTCATCGGCACCGTGTACGGAATGAACTTCGTCCACATGCCGGAGTTGCACTGGCGCTTCGGTTACCTGTTCGCGCTGCTGTTGATGCTGCTGGTCTGCGGGACCCTCTATCTGATCTTCAAGCGGCGCGGCTGGCTGTGA
- a CDS encoding ABC transporter substrate-binding protein produces the protein MRLLPALTRATALGAAAVLAATALTACGGDSSSDSGANPYGLAQPGVLRAGTLTDAPPNVYLKDGRFTGFDNDLLTAVAGKLGLRVEFVGTDFSALLSQVNNHKFDVGSSSITITEARKKTVDFGNGYDFGYFGLDVPAGSPITGFDQLAGKRVVVVQGTVQDDYATGKQLDPVRVPDYNGAINQLKAGTADAWIAPAEIGEKSAADSNGKITVAAKQLSPAPTAYAVAKGGDELREALNKALDEVIADGTWSRLQAQYYPGRPIPADFKPGSGAATPSAATSAAPSASAAS, from the coding sequence GTGCGACTTCTTCCTGCCCTGACCCGTGCCACCGCCCTGGGCGCAGCCGCCGTCCTGGCCGCCACCGCGCTCACCGCCTGCGGCGGCGACAGCTCGTCCGACAGCGGCGCCAACCCGTACGGCCTGGCGCAGCCGGGCGTGCTGCGGGCCGGCACGCTCACCGACGCCCCGCCGAACGTGTACCTCAAGGACGGCAGGTTCACCGGCTTCGACAACGACCTACTGACCGCCGTGGCCGGCAAGCTCGGCCTCCGCGTCGAGTTCGTCGGCACCGACTTCTCGGCGTTGCTCTCCCAGGTCAACAACCACAAGTTCGACGTCGGCAGCTCCTCGATCACCATCACCGAGGCACGGAAGAAGACCGTCGACTTCGGCAACGGCTACGACTTCGGTTACTTCGGTCTGGACGTCCCGGCGGGCTCGCCGATCACCGGCTTCGACCAGCTCGCCGGCAAGCGGGTCGTGGTGGTGCAGGGCACCGTGCAGGACGACTACGCCACCGGCAAGCAGCTCGACCCGGTGCGGGTGCCGGACTACAACGGCGCGATCAACCAGCTCAAGGCCGGCACCGCCGACGCGTGGATCGCCCCGGCGGAGATCGGCGAGAAGTCGGCCGCCGACAGCAACGGCAAGATCACCGTGGCGGCCAAGCAGCTCAGCCCGGCACCGACCGCGTACGCCGTCGCGAAGGGCGGCGACGAGCTGCGCGAGGCGCTGAACAAGGCTCTCGACGAGGTCATCGCGGACGGCACCTGGAGCCGGTTGCAGGCCCAGTACTACCCGGGCCGCCCGATCCCGGCGGACTTCAAGCCGGGCAGCGGCGCGGCCACGCCGTCGGCGGCCACGTCAGCCGCGCCGTCGGCGTCGGCCGCCTCCTGA
- a CDS encoding amino acid transporter, translating to MEVDGRAGRLREWLLRAGAEEPVQHPGPHGRPPEHRHHPWWKVMCLTGVDYFSTLGYQPGIAALAAGALSPVATLVLVLVTLLGALPVYRRVAAESPHGEGSIAMLVRLLSYWPGKLLVLVLLGFAATDFIITITLSAADATAHIDENPFWPSALKGHEVLLTLLLVALLGAVFLKGFTEAIGIAVVLVAVYLTLNAVVVADALWRVVTHPSAVEDWTTALTTGHGDPWMVVALSLLVFPKLALGLSGFETGVAVMPSVRGDPRDTEARPLGRIRGARRLLTTAAVIMSVFLITSSVTTTILIPPEAFQPGGPANGRALAYLAHAHLGEVFGTVYDLSTIGILWFAGASAMAGLLNLVPRYLPRYGMAPTWARAVRPLVLVFTAVAFLITVVFEASVDAQGGAYATGVLVLITSAATAVTLAAVRHRQRGRTIAFGTIAVIFVYTTLANVVERPDGVKIAACFIGGIIVVSLLSRLSRAFELRVDRVELDPVATRMISERDGRRIRLIAHEPDGRDEAEYQAKLAQTMADNDFPDAGDVLFVEVRVTDPSDFETELVVTGRLVGGHHSVLSVTSSAVPNALAALLLEIRDRTGRRPHIYFEWTEGGPGRNVLRYLAFGQGEIASVTREILRRHEPDPRRRPHVHAG from the coding sequence GTGGAGGTCGACGGACGCGCGGGCCGGCTGCGGGAGTGGCTGCTGCGTGCCGGCGCGGAGGAACCCGTGCAGCACCCGGGGCCGCACGGGCGTCCACCGGAGCACCGGCACCACCCCTGGTGGAAGGTGATGTGCCTGACCGGTGTCGACTACTTCTCGACGTTGGGCTACCAGCCGGGCATCGCGGCCCTCGCCGCCGGGGCGCTCTCGCCGGTGGCGACCCTGGTGCTGGTGCTGGTGACCCTGCTGGGCGCGCTGCCGGTCTACCGACGGGTGGCGGCGGAGAGCCCACACGGTGAGGGTTCCATCGCGATGCTGGTACGCCTGCTGAGCTACTGGCCGGGCAAACTGCTGGTGCTGGTGCTGCTCGGCTTCGCGGCCACCGACTTCATCATCACCATCACCCTCTCGGCCGCCGACGCGACCGCGCACATCGACGAGAACCCGTTCTGGCCGAGCGCGCTCAAGGGGCACGAGGTGCTGCTCACGCTGCTGCTCGTGGCACTGCTGGGCGCGGTGTTCCTCAAGGGATTCACCGAGGCCATCGGGATCGCCGTCGTCCTGGTCGCGGTCTACCTGACGCTGAACGCGGTGGTGGTCGCCGACGCGCTGTGGCGGGTGGTGACGCACCCGAGCGCGGTCGAGGACTGGACCACCGCGTTGACCACCGGCCACGGCGATCCGTGGATGGTGGTCGCGTTGTCGTTGTTGGTCTTCCCGAAGTTGGCGCTGGGTCTCTCCGGCTTCGAGACCGGGGTGGCCGTGATGCCGAGCGTGCGGGGCGACCCGCGGGACACCGAGGCGCGACCGCTGGGCCGCATCCGTGGCGCTCGCCGCCTGCTCACCACCGCCGCCGTGATCATGAGCGTCTTCCTGATCACCAGCAGCGTGACGACCACGATCCTGATCCCACCGGAGGCGTTCCAGCCCGGCGGGCCGGCGAACGGCCGGGCACTGGCCTACCTGGCGCACGCGCATCTCGGGGAGGTGTTCGGCACCGTCTACGACCTGTCCACCATCGGGATCCTCTGGTTCGCCGGGGCGTCGGCGATGGCCGGGCTGCTCAACCTCGTACCCCGCTATCTGCCCCGCTACGGCATGGCGCCGACCTGGGCGCGGGCGGTCCGGCCGCTGGTGCTGGTCTTCACCGCGGTGGCGTTCCTGATCACGGTCGTCTTCGAAGCCAGCGTGGACGCGCAGGGTGGCGCGTACGCGACAGGGGTTCTGGTGTTGATCACCTCGGCGGCGACGGCCGTGACCCTCGCGGCGGTGCGGCACCGGCAGCGCGGCCGCACGATCGCGTTCGGCACCATCGCGGTGATCTTCGTCTACACCACGCTGGCGAACGTGGTGGAACGCCCCGACGGCGTCAAGATCGCGGCCTGTTTCATCGGCGGGATCATCGTGGTCTCGCTGCTCTCCCGGTTGTCCCGCGCCTTCGAGCTGCGGGTCGACCGCGTCGAGCTGGACCCGGTGGCGACCCGGATGATCAGCGAGCGTGACGGACGACGGATCCGCCTCATCGCCCACGAGCCGGACGGTCGGGACGAGGCGGAGTACCAGGCCAAGCTGGCGCAGACCATGGCGGACAACGACTTCCCCGACGCCGGCGACGTGCTCTTCGTGGAGGTGCGGGTCACCGACCCGTCGGACTTCGAAACCGAATTGGTGGTGACCGGCCGCCTGGTCGGCGGCCACCACTCGGTGCTCAGTGTGACCAGCTCCGCGGTGCCCAACGCGCTCGCCGCCCTGCTGCTGGAGATCCGGGACCGGACCGGTCGGCGCCCCCACATCTACTTCGAGTGGACCGAGGGCGGCCCGGGCCGCAACGTCCTGCGCTACCTGGCGTTCGGGCAGGGTGAGATCGCCTCCGTCACCCGGGAGATCCTGCGCCGTCACGAGCCCGATCCGCGCCGACGGCCACACGTGCACGCCGGCTGA